GTGCAATTCTCAAACAACACACACAACCCGGACTCACAGCAGCACCAGCCACTCCCCAAAGGAAGCACGGTATGACCACCATCCGAATTCTGTATATGTCTTGCCTTGAAAGAAACACTCGCGTGTTCTCTCAGGACCCAACAGTGCATCGATATAGTTCCTGCCGGCGAAACATGGTTTCGCGTTCTGCAGGATCTGATTGTCAGTGTTCCACCCGTGAGCTCCCGCCGTTCCACGTGTGGGAACGAAACGGGCTCTGCCAGACCATCATCCGAGCACCTGTGTGCTGGTACATGTCCTGGAGAATGCTCCTTAGAAAGGAGGTGATCCAGCCGCACCTTCCGGTACGGCTACCTTGTTACGACTTCGTCCCAATCGCCGATCCCACCTTCGACGGCTCCCTCCCACAAGGGGTTAGGCCACCGGCTTCGGGTGTTACCGACTTTCATGACGTGACGGGCGGTGTGTACAAGGCCCGGGAACGTATTCACCGCAGCGTTGCTGATCTGCGATTACTAGCGACTCCGACTTCACGGGGTCGAGTTGCAGACCCCGATCCGAACTGAGACCAGCTTTAAGGGATTCGCTCCACCTCACGGTCTCGCAGCCCTCTGTACTGGCCATTGTAGCATGTGTGAAGCCCTGGACATAAGGGGCATGATGACTTGACGTCGTCCCCACCTTCCTCCGAGTTGACCCCGGCAGTCTCTTACGAGTCCCCGCCATAACGCGCTGGCAACATAAGACAAGGGTTGCGCTCGTTGCGGGACTTAACCCAACATCTCACGACACGAGCTGACGACAGCCATGCACCACCTGTACACCGACCACAAGGGGGACCGTATCTCTACGGTTTTCCGGTGTATGTCAAACCCAGGTAAGGTTCTTCGCGTTGCATCGAATTAATCCACATGCTCCGCCGCTTGTGCGGGCCCCCGTCAATTCCTTTGAGTTTTAGCCTTGCGGCCGTACTCCCCAGGCGGGGCGCTTAATGCGTTAGCTACGGCACAGATTCCGTGGAAGGAACCCACACCTAGCGCCCACCGTTTACGGCGTGGACTACCAGGGTATCTAATCCTGTTTGCTACCCACGCTTTCGTTCCTCAGCGTCAGTTGTTTCCCAGAGACCCGCCTTCGCCACCGGTGTTCCTCCTGATATCTGCGCATTTCACCGCTACACCAGGAATTCCAGTCTCCCCTGAAACACTCAAGTCTGCCCGTATCGCCTGCAAGCCCGAAGTTGAGCCCCGGGTTTTCACAAACGACGCGACAAACCGCCTACGAACTCTTTACGCCCAGTAATTCCGGACAACGCTCGCACCCTACGTATTACCGCGGCTGCTGGCACGTAGTTAGCCGGTGCTTCTTCTGCAGGTACCGTCACTCACGCTTCGTCCCTGCTGAAAGAGGTTTACAACCCGAAGGCCTTCATCCCTCACGCGGCGTCGCTGCATCAGGCTTCCGCCCATTGTGCAATATTCCCCACTGCTGCCTCCCGTAGGAGTCTGGGCCGTGTCTCAGTCCCAGTGTGGCCGGTCACCCTCTCAGGTCGGCTACCCGTCGTCGCCTTGGTAGGCCATTACCCCACCAACAAGCTGATAGGCCGCGGGCCCATCCTGCACCGATAAATCTTTCCACCACACACCATGCGGCATGCAGTCATATCCGGTATTAGACCCAGTTTCCCAAGCTTATCCCAGAGTGCAGGGCAGATCACCCACGTGTTACTCACCCGTTCGCCGCTCGTGTACCCCGAAAGGCCTTACCGCTCGACTTGCATGTGTTAAGCACGCCGCCAGCGTTCGTCCTGAGCCAGGATCAAACTCTCCGTAAAAGACTCTCGATCATGGCCGAAACCACAAATCAGTCATAGACAAAAGAGTCAAATCACTAGCAGAAAAACTCAACTAGCATTTCAAACAACACCCGACAACAACCACCACAAGCGGGCAGCTGATACATCGAATGCTTTCACCAAAACAAATAATTTCGGCACTGACATTCATCGACACACTGTTGAGTTCTCAAAGAACACGCACACACTCTCACCCCACGAACACACAGTCCGTCGGCCTCAAGGGCAACTGCTCCAGCCTATCCCAGCTTGGTCTCGGACACAAGGCCCGACTCTTGGGGGATAAAACCTGCCGAGCCACACGTCCAACCTCGTTCACCCTGTCCGTGAAGACCGGGTCGGTGTCCGTCGCTCTGACTCGACAAAAGTTACGCCACCAACCACACCAACGCAAATCGGCAGGTCGACTGACACTCTCGAGGCATTCACGCAGCTCGACCTCGTAGTGTCACGTCACCGCGCCTGCCACATGCCCCAACGCGCAGATGTGATGCCAGCCACAGCCCGAACTGCCACTGCCGCAACAGCGTTCACCCCCGCATCGCGTTCCGGCGCACATTGTCCACATGCTCCGGCACCGGAATATCCCCCGCGAGGTCCGCGGCAGGTTCGGCGGGGCCGAGTGCCTCCCACACCGGAACAACTCCGGCCCACACGTCTCCCCGCTGGATGTCGAGGTCGTCGTCGACCGGTCCACCGGACCGCGATTTCACCGATGCCTCGTACATCGGAAGCGCCAGCACTGCGGTGGCAGCCAGCTCTTTCCGCGTATGCGAACGCACATGCGCGCTCCTTCCGGGGACCACCTGATCGACTATCGCGTCCAAGGCTCGAATCCGTTCGTCGGCGTCCTCCACTCGGCGAGGCCGGCCGACCACGACCGCACTTCGGTAGTTCATCGAATGGTGGAATGCCGATCGAGCCAGGACGAGTCCGTCGACGACAGTTGTGGTGACGCAGATGTCCTGGTCAAGAGCGTCGATCATGCTGCGTGACGCCACGGATCCGTGCAGGTACAGCGTGCCTTCCCTGTCCGGACCGGCGGGATCGACGCCGAACACCTTCGGTACGACGCGAGGCACCCCAGCGACGATCACGCCGATATGACAGATGCGCGCCGAGCGCAGGACGTCGAGCAGCGCTGCCCGTTCGAGGCCGGCACGATTCCTACCCCTCATCACTACGGTTCGCGCTGTCGGGGAAAGAGGCACGTCGTCGGCTGTCATGGTGTCCAGGATGCGGGACTAGTGGCCTTCCGTCATGGTCCAATGGAGATGAGTTTGTACAGGCCACTTTTACGCGGATGCCGAAGGAGAGCGAAACTCGATGCTCCCGATCTCTCTGTCGATCACCATCGATCGCGCCGACGCTCGGACGCTGCCCGTCCAATTGGCCGATCGCATCCGATCCGCAATCGACAACGGAGAGCTGCAACCCGATTCTCGATTGCCCAGTACCCGAGCGCTTTCCGTCGATCTGGGCATTGCGCGTGCGGTCGTGGAGAAGGCATACGAACAGCTCGTCGCAGAAGGCTGGCTCGATGCCCGGCGCGGTTCGGGCAACTACGTCCGACGAATCCCCCACGCAAGTCGATCGGCTGCGATGGCCTCGAGCGCACTTACTGCCCCACGAACACCCCCGCGGATATCGCTCCGCCCGGGAATCCCGTGGACTCCACCTTCGGCATCCGATGCCTGGAAGCGC
The sequence above is drawn from the Rhodococcus sp. SBT000017 genome and encodes:
- a CDS encoding pyridoxamine 5'-phosphate oxidase family protein — protein: MTADDVPLSPTARTVVMRGRNRAGLERAALLDVLRSARICHIGVIVAGVPRVVPKVFGVDPAGPDREGTLYLHGSVASRSMIDALDQDICVTTTVVDGLVLARSAFHHSMNYRSAVVVGRPRRVEDADERIRALDAIVDQVVPGRSAHVRSHTRKELAATAVLALPMYEASVKSRSGGPVDDDLDIQRGDVWAGVVPVWEALGPAEPAADLAGDIPVPEHVDNVRRNAMRG